In the Ferroacidibacillus organovorans genome, one interval contains:
- a CDS encoding ABC-F family ATP-binding cassette domain-containing protein codes for MSILTVQNLTHGFGDRAIFDQVSFRLLKGEHIGLIGANGEGKSTFMNIITRKLEPDEGEIEWSKNVRVGYLDQHANLARGTTLRDVLRTAYQFLYDVEARINQIYESLTEQDPAAMDALLEEAGALQDQLTAQDFYLIDIKIDEVARGLGFDEALLQKTVDELSGGQRTKVLLAKLLLEKPDILLLDEPTNYLDVEHIAWLTRYLQNYENAFILISHDIPFLNQVVNLIYHMHNRELNRYVGNYDNFMQAFEMKKQQQEAAFKRQQQEIAELEDFVARNKARVSTRNMAMSRQKKLDKMEIIELEKDRPKPQFSFLEARTSGKMIFDTNQLVIGYDSPLSKPLDLRMERGQKIALVGANGIGKTTLLKSLLGMIPAFAGSVERGEYLHIGYFEQEADEHNSKTCIEEVWEAFPYMGQHEIRAALAKCGLTTKHIESQVRVLSGGEKAKVRLCKLMNKPSNLLVLDEPTNHLDVDAKASLYEALRAYRGSILLISHEPDFYKSLVSDVWNGEQFTTKVF; via the coding sequence GTGAGCATTCTTACCGTTCAAAACTTGACACACGGATTTGGCGATCGCGCCATTTTTGACCAAGTGTCCTTTCGACTCTTAAAAGGGGAACACATCGGGCTTATCGGTGCCAACGGCGAAGGAAAGTCCACCTTCATGAACATCATCACACGCAAGCTCGAACCCGATGAGGGCGAGATTGAGTGGTCAAAAAACGTTCGTGTCGGCTATCTCGATCAGCATGCAAACCTCGCGCGCGGAACGACTCTGCGCGATGTCTTGCGCACCGCCTATCAATTTTTATATGACGTTGAGGCGCGCATCAACCAAATCTACGAATCGCTCACAGAGCAGGACCCAGCCGCCATGGATGCGCTGCTTGAGGAGGCGGGGGCGCTGCAAGATCAACTCACTGCACAAGACTTCTATTTGATTGATATCAAGATTGACGAAGTGGCGCGCGGTCTTGGGTTTGACGAGGCGCTTCTACAAAAGACGGTCGACGAGTTGAGCGGCGGACAGCGCACAAAGGTGCTGCTCGCCAAGTTGCTTCTTGAAAAACCGGATATTTTGTTGCTTGACGAACCGACAAACTACCTTGACGTCGAACACATCGCTTGGTTGACGCGCTATCTTCAAAACTACGAGAATGCGTTCATTCTCATTTCGCACGATATCCCATTTCTCAATCAAGTAGTCAATCTCATTTATCACATGCACAACCGCGAACTGAATCGCTATGTCGGAAACTACGACAATTTTATGCAAGCCTTCGAGATGAAAAAACAGCAGCAAGAAGCGGCATTCAAGCGCCAGCAACAGGAAATCGCGGAACTGGAGGATTTTGTGGCGCGCAATAAAGCGCGCGTATCGACGCGCAACATGGCCATGTCGCGACAAAAGAAACTAGACAAGATGGAAATCATTGAGCTTGAAAAGGATAGACCAAAACCCCAATTCTCCTTTCTTGAGGCGCGCACGTCTGGCAAGATGATCTTTGATACGAATCAACTGGTCATCGGCTACGATTCGCCTCTCTCAAAACCGCTTGATTTGCGCATGGAACGCGGGCAAAAGATTGCGCTCGTCGGTGCAAACGGGATAGGCAAGACGACACTGCTAAAAAGCCTGCTCGGTATGATCCCCGCATTTGCAGGGAGTGTCGAGCGCGGCGAGTATCTGCACATCGGATACTTTGAGCAAGAAGCGGATGAACACAACAGCAAAACGTGCATTGAAGAGGTTTGGGAAGCCTTCCCGTACATGGGGCAACACGAAATCCGCGCGGCGCTTGCCAAGTGCGGGTTGACCACTAAGCACATTGAGAGTCAGGTGCGCGTTTTGAGCGGCGGCGAAAAAGCAAAGGTGCGCCTGTGCAAACTGATGAATAAGCCGAGCAATCTCCTTGTCCTTGACGAACCAACCAATCATCTCGACGTGGACGCTAAAGCCTCGCTTTATGAAGCGCTGCGTGCATACCGCGGCAGCATCCTGTTGATCAGCCATGAACCTGATTTTTATAAATCGCTCGTCTCAGATGTGTGGAATGGTGAACAGTTCACCACAAAAGTCTTTTGA
- a CDS encoding cold-shock protein, whose amino-acid sequence MFYGKRPELKQILKRLLGTQIIGGIPLYFRKEAAEEVIQEITSVWLCTKESCNGWMRDNFAFDESPACGLCQSPMVKDTKLLPQLQNLSMDMKVSRRGVKIN is encoded by the coding sequence ATGTTTTATGGAAAGCGCCCCGAACTAAAACAGATACTCAAGCGGTTGCTGGGTACTCAAATCATAGGGGGTATTCCTTTGTATTTCCGAAAAGAAGCGGCTGAAGAAGTCATTCAAGAGATTACCTCAGTTTGGCTTTGTACAAAAGAATCGTGCAATGGTTGGATGCGCGACAATTTTGCGTTTGATGAAAGTCCTGCCTGCGGTCTGTGCCAGTCGCCGATGGTCAAAGACACGAAACTCTTGCCCCAACTCCAGAATTTGAGTATGGACATGAAGGTTAGCCGGCGCGGCGTGAAAATAAACTGA
- a CDS encoding MFS transporter, which produces MDARKRWIAFSAVTGSTFMVNLDSSIVNVALPTLSREFHLSVGALQWTVSLYLLVITAFLPVASKLADALGRRRVFVTGLIIFVASSILCGLSHQFFMLVFARGLQGLGGAIMQASVMAIVTLMFPAELRGRALGVIGSIVAGGTLMGPILGGLLIAAFGWPSIFFVNVPVGLWAIFGTLRFVPAFPGKPLSHAFDWFGGALFAVFTVSFLTLLANLSGVPEMGRELSLAMVALLSLVFFIRWELTRPEPLINLLVFKNRLFSVAMGAGLIYWILMLFPSYLFPIYLGHVLHMHAFQIGLMMMPLSVSMLVVSPLGGYLSDRVGSFKPALFGMLFFLAADALCATFQASTPIFLVALALALQGFAAGLFSSPNNTEIFSHSDPSHVGIISGLIASERNFGRSLGVTLSSFALSLGISMAGDSHASDEIALVPLSVFSRGFSLAWGIATLFCVLNLVLVILPFTAQKKRGRAAKAS; this is translated from the coding sequence ATGGACGCTCGTAAGCGCTGGATTGCATTCTCAGCCGTCACAGGCTCAACTTTTATGGTCAACCTGGACAGCAGCATTGTAAACGTTGCGCTTCCGACACTCTCGCGAGAGTTTCACCTCTCAGTCGGCGCGCTGCAGTGGACCGTTAGCTTGTACTTGCTTGTGATCACGGCGTTTTTACCCGTCGCTTCAAAACTCGCAGACGCGTTAGGCAGACGTCGCGTGTTTGTCACAGGGCTTATCATTTTCGTTGCGAGTTCCATTTTGTGCGGGCTTTCTCACCAGTTTTTTATGCTCGTCTTCGCGCGCGGCCTGCAAGGACTTGGCGGGGCCATCATGCAGGCGAGTGTCATGGCGATTGTCACTCTCATGTTTCCCGCAGAACTGCGCGGACGAGCACTCGGTGTCATCGGAAGCATTGTCGCGGGGGGCACGCTTATGGGGCCGATCCTTGGAGGACTGCTCATTGCGGCATTCGGTTGGCCAAGCATCTTCTTTGTCAATGTGCCCGTCGGTCTGTGGGCGATTTTTGGAACGCTGCGTTTCGTTCCCGCGTTTCCCGGGAAACCGCTAAGCCACGCATTTGACTGGTTTGGCGGCGCGCTTTTCGCTGTTTTTACAGTGTCTTTTCTGACGCTCTTGGCGAATCTCTCCGGGGTGCCTGAGATGGGGCGGGAGCTTAGTTTGGCGATGGTCGCGCTGCTTTCTCTTGTCTTTTTCATTCGCTGGGAACTCACACGTCCTGAACCGCTCATCAATCTTCTCGTGTTTAAAAATCGCCTGTTTTCCGTCGCTATGGGCGCGGGGCTTATTTACTGGATTCTCATGCTTTTTCCGTCCTATCTTTTCCCGATTTATTTGGGACATGTTTTGCACATGCACGCGTTTCAAATTGGTCTGATGATGATGCCGCTTTCCGTCAGTATGTTGGTGGTATCACCGCTTGGCGGATACCTGTCAGACCGCGTTGGTTCATTTAAGCCAGCCCTGTTTGGCATGCTGTTTTTTCTCGCGGCAGACGCGCTTTGCGCTACGTTTCAGGCGAGTACGCCTATTTTCCTGGTCGCGCTTGCACTCGCGCTTCAGGGATTTGCCGCCGGGCTTTTTAGTTCGCCAAACAACACGGAAATTTTTTCTCACTCTGATCCGTCCCACGTTGGGATCATCAGTGGTTTGATCGCGTCAGAGCGAAACTTTGGCCGCTCCCTCGGCGTGACGCTGTCTTCCTTCGCGCTCTCCCTTGGCATCTCCATGGCAGGTGATTCGCACGCATCCGATGAGATCGCACTCGTTCCTTTGTCTGTTTTTTCGCGTGGCTTCTCACTCGCCTGGGGAATTGCCACGCTGTTTTGTGTCCTGAACCTTGTCCTGGTCATTCTTCCTTTCACGGCGCAGAAAAAGCGTGGGCGGGCGGCGAAAGCCTCCTAA
- a CDS encoding SCO family protein, which yields MANRQGTGGMVFAASVLTVLALGALAYKFVPSFHQAFNDFYGLSSVPTNHTLAITNSENTNPSVDSGSTLPGTKAPNFTLTDQFGRRVSLSDFRGKVIIMAFVDSTCTNICPLTTASMLAAVRQLGVAAADVQLLGINANPISTSVADVRAYSVAHGLMNHWLFLTGSKKQLSPVWQAYHMYSGIVHGAIDHTAGLFIIDQKGRERKLYLTQMSYAGTAAQGQILANEVASLLPKGTVNLHKSVQLPPLTPTLPESLLSVNGKNGGSTVQGQSVQVANKAHLLVFFGTWLTPASAARSSLLALNQYETDAKKHGWPQPLLVDEVATEGSPNALKTYLSAMPTLHYPAVLDVTGETADAVTAQDIPWLALVSSSGKVLYAHDGFLPLKTLEQQVAKHVHA from the coding sequence ATGGCAAATCGGCAAGGTACCGGTGGAATGGTTTTTGCGGCCAGTGTGTTGACTGTTCTTGCGCTTGGAGCACTCGCGTATAAGTTCGTACCGTCATTTCATCAGGCATTCAATGATTTTTACGGATTATCAAGTGTTCCTACAAACCATACGCTGGCAATCACAAACAGTGAAAATACAAATCCCAGTGTTGATTCAGGCTCTACACTTCCTGGGACAAAAGCGCCGAATTTTACGCTGACGGACCAGTTTGGCAGGCGCGTTTCGCTCTCTGATTTTCGCGGAAAAGTGATCATCATGGCTTTTGTAGACAGTACGTGCACAAACATTTGCCCGCTCACGACAGCCAGCATGCTTGCTGCCGTTCGACAACTCGGTGTGGCGGCGGCTGATGTGCAGTTGCTCGGGATTAATGCCAACCCGATCAGCACGTCTGTCGCAGATGTGCGCGCGTACTCCGTGGCGCACGGCTTGATGAATCACTGGCTGTTTTTGACGGGCTCAAAAAAGCAACTGAGTCCAGTCTGGCAGGCGTATCACATGTATTCAGGAATTGTGCACGGGGCGATTGATCATACGGCGGGTCTATTTATCATCGATCAAAAAGGCAGGGAGCGAAAACTCTACCTGACGCAGATGTCATATGCAGGTACTGCCGCACAGGGCCAGATTCTGGCCAACGAGGTGGCGTCGCTGTTGCCCAAAGGAACCGTAAATTTACACAAGTCCGTACAGCTTCCGCCTCTCACGCCAACGTTGCCTGAAAGCCTCCTTTCGGTCAACGGGAAAAACGGGGGATCGACAGTTCAGGGGCAATCTGTACAAGTCGCCAATAAAGCGCACTTGTTGGTGTTTTTTGGAACGTGGCTGACGCCGGCCTCGGCGGCGCGCTCCTCACTGCTGGCTCTGAATCAATATGAGACGGATGCAAAGAAACATGGTTGGCCTCAACCACTGCTCGTCGATGAGGTCGCCACGGAAGGATCTCCCAATGCGCTTAAGACTTATTTGAGCGCGATGCCGACACTGCACTACCCTGCGGTGCTTGATGTGACAGGGGAGACGGCTGACGCTGTCACCGCACAAGATATACCGTGGCTTGCGCTTGTAAGTTCAAGCGGCAAGGTGCTCTACGCGCATGACGGATTTTTGCCGCTAAAAACACTGGAACAGCAAGTGGCTAAACACGTTCATGCTTAA